Below is a genomic region from Persicimonas caeni.
CAAGCTCGCCGAGCACGAGTTGTTGCGCACGCTCGACGCGGTGGAGCCTGTCGACGCGGTGCACGTGCGCGCCGACGGGCGCAGGCTTACCCTTTTCTCGAGCAACGATTACCTGGGACTCTCCGCTCACCCGAAGGTGCGCCAAGCTGCAGCCGATGCGGCCGAGCAGGGCGGTCTAGGACCGCGAGGCTCGGCGCTTGTGTGTGGCTATACCACCGCCCACGAGGCGCTCGAGCGCGAACTCGCCGAGCTCAAAGGCTGTGAGGCTGGACTGTTGTTCCCGACTGGGTTCGCGGCCAATTTGGCGGTGGTGTCGTCGCTCGGCGGTTCGGGCGTCGCCATCTTCAGCGATTCGCTCAACCACGCCTCGATCATCGACGGCTGCCGGCTGGCGCGTCGGCGCGGGGCGACACTCGAGGTCTACCCCCACGGCGACATGGCCGCGCTCGAAGAGATGTTGGCCAATAGCGAGGCGTCGCGAAAGCTCATCGTGACCGACTCAGTCTTCAGCATGGACGGCGACCTCGCGCCGCTCGACCGCCTCGCCGAACTCAAGGCCGAGCACGACGCGTTGCTCGTCGTCGACGAAGCCCACGGCACGCTCGTCTTCGGCGAGCATGGCGGCGGCGTCGCCGAGCATTTCGGCGTCGAGGACGCCGTTGACGTGCACGTGGGCACGCTGAGCAAGGCGGTTGGAGCGCTCGGCGGCTTCGCGGCGACGTCCCAGAAGTTTCGACAGTGGATCTTCAACCGGGGCAGGGCGTTTGTCTTCTCGACCGCCCAGGCGGTTCCGGTGGTCGAGGCGGCGCGCGCGGCGATTCGCGTGGCCCGCGACGAGCCCGAGATTCGCCGCCGCCTCTGGGAGCGCATTGCCCAGTTGGGCGACAGACTCGGGCGCGAGTTGACCAGCCCCATCGTGCCGATCGTGCTCGGCGACGAGGCGCGCGCGCTCGCTGCCAGCGACCATCTTCTTGACGAAGGCTTCCACGTGATTGCAATACGTCCACCGACAGTTCCGCCTGGTACCAGCCGACTGCGGGTGGCCCTCTCGGCGGCGCACGCCCCGGAGGACATCGATCGGCTCGCCGATACCCTCGAGGCAATCACATGAGTAGTACCTTCGAAGAGTTCAAGAAGTTCGCCAAGCGCGGCAATATCGTCGACATGTCCGTCGGTGTTGTCATCGGCGTGGCCTTCGGCGCGATCACCAAGTCGCTGGTCGACGACGTGATCATGCCGCCCATCGGCCTGCTCACCGGCGGCGTCGACTTCTCGGAGCTCTTCTGGGTGATTCAACAAGGCGAGCCGGTCGGCCCCTATGCGACCATCGCCGCGGCCAAGGCGGCCGGCGCGGTCACGGTCAATTACGGCAACTTCGTCAATACGATCATCAACTTCGTGATCATCGCCCTGGCGATGTTTTTCGTGGTGCGCTCGTACAAGCGCTTGACCGAGCGGCAGGAGGACAAGCCCGAAGACGCGCCCAAGGCGCCGGTCGACAAGGAGTGTCCGTATTGTTTCGAGGATATTCCGTTTCAGGCGGTGCGGTGTCCGAAGTGCACGTCTCACCTCGACGCAAGTGTCGAAGGCCCTGCAGAGTAGCAACGCCTGCTATTAGGCGTTGCTTGCCTGAAAGACCTCCGGTTTAAGTAACTACACGAAGATTCTGTCGGTCATCTCGGCGGCTCTCGACGCCAATCACTGCGTCGCCATCCCTCGACGATGCCGCTGGCATCGCCTGCGGGCTGTCTCCTTGTGCTTGCCGCCGATTGCTCGCCGAGCTTTCCCGCACAATCTCCGTGCAGTTACTTGGTCAACGCTTATACAATGTCACCACCGCAGCACCACCCAATCCCAGGTTATGCTGCAGCGCGACTTCGGCGTCGTCGACCTGACGGTCGTCGGCGAGTCCGCGAAGCTGCCAGTTGAGCTCGGCGCATTGCGCCAGGCCGGTGGCGCCCAGCGGGTGGCCCTTGGAGATGAGCCCGCCCGAGGGGTTGACGACCCATTTGCCGCCGTAGGTGACGTCGCCTGCGTCGATGAGCTCGCCTGCCTTTCCTTCCTCGCATAGCCCCAGGCCCTCGTAGGTGATGAGCTCGTTGGCCGAGAAGCAGTCGTGCAGCTCGATGACGTCGACGTCGTCAGCGCTCAGGCCGCTGGCCTCGTAGACCTGTTGGGCGGCCAGGCGAGTCATGTCGGCGCCGACGAGCTTGATGGCGCTGTCGCCGAAGGTGTCCGGGGTGTCGGTGACCATCGACATGGCCGCGATTTCGATCGCCTGGTCCTCGAGGCCGTGCTCCTTGACGAAATCTTCGCTGACCACGACTGCGGCGGCCGCGCCGTCGGAGGTCGGGCAGCACTGCAGCATGGTGAGCGGTTCGTGGATCATGCGCGACTCCAGGATCTCTTCGAGCGAGTACTCGTCCTGGAATTGCGAGCGCGGGTTTTTGGTCGAGTGCAGGTGGTTTTTGTGGGCGATCTTGGCGATCTGCTCGGCCGTGGTGCCGTACTTCTCCATGTGCTCGCGGCCGGCGTTCCCGAAGATCTGCGGGGCAGGGGGCGCCTTGGCGAAGCCGCGCTGCTCGGCCATCGTCTCGAAGTGGCGGCCCAGCGGGTTGAAGCGGCCCTTGCCGCTGGTGTCGAGCGAGCCCTTGGCCATCTGCTCGAAGCCCAGCGCCAGCACGCAGTCGGCGATGCCGCCCTCGACGAGCTGCTTGGCCATGAACAGGGCCGTCGAGCCGGTCGAGCAGTTGTTGTTGACGTTGTAAATCGGCACGCCCGTCAGGCCTAGCCGATACGCGGCCGCCTGGCCGGAGGTCGACTCGCCGTACACATAGCCGGCGAAGACCTGCTCGATCTCCTCGTAGCTCACACCGGCGTCCTCGAGAGCCTGCTTTCCGGCCTCTTCGGCCATGTCCGGGTAATCCCAGTCGCGGGCACCGGGCTTCTCGAACTTGGTCATGCCAACGCCTACGACGTACACTTTGCGGCTCATATCGACTCCTGTGGGGAAAATTGGGCGCGTTGAATCGTGATTCAGTTTTCGTGTGGGAGTTTAGCGGAAGCTACCCTTGCAGCAAAGGCGCCGAATCCACAACAATCTTCGGGTACAACTATCATCCATCGAGGTAGATCATGGTCGTTCAACACACGCTGCGAGTACTCGCCTGTTTTCTGGTCGCGACGTCGGTCGCCTGCTCGAAGCCCGAGCCGAAGCCCGACGAGACCCGAGAGACCCGAGAGACCAACGAGACGCAGGAGACGCAGGAGACGCAGGAGGCGCAGGAGACTGCAGAAACGGAGCAGGCCCAGGAACAGGCCGCCACGCCGCCCACCAGCGGCGAGTATGCGTGCGCCGACGCACCGCCCTCGATGGACGACGTGGAAGTCGAGGCGCCCTCGGCCGAAAAACTCGCCGCGCCCGCACCCGAGCTTCGCTTCGAGCTGCCCGAGGCGCTCGAGGGCCTCGAGCCGCCCGACGAAGCCAAGCAACCCATCGAGACGACGTGGTGCGAAAAGGCGCAGGGCGCGAGCCAGACCGAGGCGCTTCTGACCGACGGGCGCGCGTTCACCAAGTGTTGCACCGCCGAGCCGAAGGGCGCCGACTTCCAGGTGGGCTGCATGATGGCGCGGGGCTGCAGCCTCGAGCTGCCGAATACGACCGGCAAGCGCGCAATCTCGACGGCCGACGAGCTCGCCGAGGCCGTCGCGCCGGTCGACTCGGTGGCCGAGGCGATCGGACTCGTCGCCGTGCACGACCAGAATGTGTGGGTGCCTTACGGTCCGGACGCCGACAAGCTCGTGGCCGACACGAACCGGTGGTTTGGGTGGTATCCGCTGCAGGAGGGGCCGGTGAAGGTCGAAGCCGAAGAGCACGCCTGGGGTTACGTGCTTCGCGTTCCGGCGTATGCGCAGTGTGGATGCAGCCACCACCTCTACAAGGTCGCCTACCGCGTGACGAAGGATGGGACGGTGTGTCGACTCGGCGAGAAGCCGAAGGTGGTGGCCTATGCGCAGAAGAATATCTGCATCGATTGAGTGCGTCAGTCGGTGCGGGAGCATCCCTGAGTCAGTCGCAACAGCCTTTGGAGGCCGGGCATCTTGCCCTGGTGGCAGGGCCGCACGTGCAACCAACCAGCCCTGGAAGCGCTGCCTCCAAACGCCGGCGACTTTTTAGGACGGAGCCATCCTTGCACTCGCTGCGATTTACGAGGCTTTTTCAGCGCCGACGATCTTTTTGAGCATCTCGACATCGATGCCCACCTGGGCGGCGGCTTTCTCGAAGTCGCCGCCGTTTTCGATCACGGCCTTCTCCATCTGTTCTTTGAGGCTGCCGCCCCCGCCGATGGCGCCGAGCGCCTGGGTCTTCTTCTGCTGGGAGGCCTGGATATCCTTCTTTCCGGTGAGCGCTTGGTCCTGGAAGTTGCCCTCTTTGCGGTAGACGAAGACGGCGTCGCCGATGGCGATCTCGTCGCCGTCCTGCAGGCGGCGGGGCTGCTCGGGCTCGAGCTTCTCGCCGTTGAGCAGGGTGCCGTTCGAACTCCCCATGTCCTTGACCTTCACGCCCACCGGCGAGGCGTTGAACTGGGCGTGGACGCGCGAGGCGTTCTCGTCGCTGATCTGGATAAAGTTGCCGAGGCCGCGTCCGATGGTCACGGTGCGCTCGCCCAGGTGGAAATTCTGTCCGGCGACCGACTCGGACTGGCCGACGAGCCAGTTGACCTTGCTCGCTCGACTCGCCCGAGGCGGCCGGTTGCCCGCGCGGTTAGCCGTCGCCGGGCCCTTGTCCCACGATTGGCCCGAGTCATCCGATTTGCCGCGCAAAAAGACGATGACGAACGCGACGGCCACCACGGCCAATACGGCCACCAAGACGATTCCAATATCCATTGCCTGATATCCTTCGAGGCTCGAGCCAAACTTCATTTTCGAAAAAGCGCGGCCATCGTAGCGCCAATGCGCGGCCGAGGGCAACTTTTTAGTCGCGCTCGCTCAGTCGCGCTCGCTCAGCCGGTGCAGCCCGCCTTGCCACAGCGAGACGTACAGGCCCGTGTCGGTGCGTAGCAGCTTGTAAATGGGTTGCTCGAAGTCGGTGCGCCCGTCGACGAACTCTCCGGTGCTCGGGTCGAGCAGGTAGATGCCCTCGAGGGTCGCGACGACGAGCCGGTCGCCATGCTCGTCGAGGTCGACGATGGCGTTGGTGTTGGCTTGCGCGCCGAACGGGTCGAGGCCGGTGATTTCGGCGGTCTCTTGCAATTCGCTGATGTCGACCTCGCTCCACTGCCCACCTTCGAGCACCCACAGGCTGGTCGTGCTGTAGGCGTACAGCGCCTCTCCGGTCGAGTAGAGGCCGTGGACCAGCTCGAGGATGTCGGTGTTCGGGTCGTCGGGCAGACCGTCGTGCGTTCGAGTCATGCCCGAGCCGTCGAGCGCGACGTTCCAGACGCCGTCCGTCGCGCTGACGACCCAAACAGAGCCGTCGTGCTCGACCATCGATTGCACCGACAGGGGCGGCTGCTCTTCACTGCCGTCGAAGAGCGGCTGAGCTTGTCCGGTGGCTCCGTCGAGGGCGAAGACCCCGCCGCCGGAGTGCTCGAGGATGGTGCTGCCGCTGGCGCTGACGACTTCTCGAAAACTTCCCGCCGAACCGACGACGAGTCGGTCGCCGACCTCGAGCATCCGCGCCGACGGCTCGCGCCGCAGCCCGTGATAGCTTTCGGTCACAGCCTCGTCCTTCCAGAGGAGCTCGACGGTTTGGCCGTCCAAGTCGACCTTGAAGATCGACGGCGCAAGGTCCGGGGTGGTCGGGATGGCGTAGAGTTGCCCGCCGAGTCGCGTCAGGATGGCGTCGTCGATGGTGCCGCGCGAGGATGTCAGGAACTCGTCGACGGTCCACTGTGCGTCGCCTTCTTCGTCTTCGTCTGCCGGAAAGCGAAAGAACTCACCGGACCGGCCGGCAAAGAGCTCTTCGCCGAACTCGACGAGATAATCAGCGGACGCATGCGCGGGGCTCACCGGCTCCCAGCTGTCTTCTTCTTGAATGCGTCGGAGCAGTCCCGACTCGGTGAGGACGGCGAAGGAGCCGTCGCCGAATCCAAAGATGTTGCGCTTCGGCTCGGTGGCGTCGGACGCGACGAAGAGCGCCGCGTCGTCGGGCAACGTGACCGGCTGCCAGGTCGGAGGTGTGGTCGACCAGTCCGCCGGATTGCCGGTGAGCTCGCCCACTTGGCCCTCGCGGGTGCTTCCGTAGACGGTTTCGCCGGCGATGGTCACCCAGATGAGGCC
It encodes:
- a CDS encoding FHA domain-containing protein: MDIGIVLVAVLAVVAVAFVIVFLRGKSDDSGQSWDKGPATANRAGNRPPRASRASKVNWLVGQSESVAGQNFHLGERTVTIGRGLGNFIQISDENASRVHAQFNASPVGVKVKDMGSSNGTLLNGEKLEPEQPRRLQDGDEIAIGDAVFVYRKEGNFQDQALTGKKDIQASQQKKTQALGAIGGGGSLKEQMEKAVIENGGDFEKAAAQVGIDVEMLKKIVGAEKAS
- the mscL gene encoding large conductance mechanosensitive channel protein MscL — encoded protein: MSSTFEEFKKFAKRGNIVDMSVGVVIGVAFGAITKSLVDDVIMPPIGLLTGGVDFSELFWVIQQGEPVGPYATIAAAKAAGAVTVNYGNFVNTIINFVIIALAMFFVVRSYKRLTERQEDKPEDAPKAPVDKECPYCFEDIPFQAVRCPKCTSHLDASVEGPAE
- a CDS encoding lipid-transfer protein; this encodes MSRKVYVVGVGMTKFEKPGARDWDYPDMAEEAGKQALEDAGVSYEEIEQVFAGYVYGESTSGQAAAYRLGLTGVPIYNVNNNCSTGSTALFMAKQLVEGGIADCVLALGFEQMAKGSLDTSGKGRFNPLGRHFETMAEQRGFAKAPPAPQIFGNAGREHMEKYGTTAEQIAKIAHKNHLHSTKNPRSQFQDEYSLEEILESRMIHEPLTMLQCCPTSDGAAAAVVVSEDFVKEHGLEDQAIEIAAMSMVTDTPDTFGDSAIKLVGADMTRLAAQQVYEASGLSADDVDVIELHDCFSANELITYEGLGLCEEGKAGELIDAGDVTYGGKWVVNPSGGLISKGHPLGATGLAQCAELNWQLRGLADDRQVDDAEVALQHNLGLGGAAVVTLYKR
- a CDS encoding beta propeller repeat protein, with protein sequence MRRPYHLVVLLLVTSLFAFVGCSDEVRQDETRDPGFFAREALDGPFGNAYEYRGRIDGELVFVGELRDYVPGRHMPAHIYSAESGWSQATLPETAWRVHDTTERIVRAGEAHFFLEHIPGEDHTALYRTTDAGQTWEEMEMPADYAFDLRGDGEALYLYEETFESSETGYVRKLWRSVDGAQTWEIAHDALARRGYTVGPGCLVVEVQSEMGRSFEISTDGGASWEAVDENSPLARVTEVSNTWTAHGESLLATNPRSFQPSLWVWHSPEELASYTVTGLDAGLIWVTIAGETVYGSTREGQVGELTGNPADWSTTPPTWQPVTLPDDAALFVASDATEPKRNIFGFGDGSFAVLTESGLLRRIQEEDSWEPVSPAHASADYLVEFGEELFAGRSGEFFRFPADEDEEGDAQWTVDEFLTSSRGTIDDAILTRLGGQLYAIPTTPDLAPSIFKVDLDGQTVELLWKDEAVTESYHGLRREPSARMLEVGDRLVVGSAGSFREVVSASGSTILEHSGGGVFALDGATGQAQPLFDGSEEQPPLSVQSMVEHDGSVWVVSATDGVWNVALDGSGMTRTHDGLPDDPNTDILELVHGLYSTGEALYAYSTTSLWVLEGGQWSEVDISELQETAEITGLDPFGAQANTNAIVDLDEHGDRLVVATLEGIYLLDPSTGEFVDGRTDFEQPIYKLLRTDTGLYVSLWQGGLHRLSERD
- a CDS encoding aminotransferase class I/II-fold pyridoxal phosphate-dependent enzyme, whose protein sequence is MSVWNEWLDASLDKLAEHELLRTLDAVEPVDAVHVRADGRRLTLFSSNDYLGLSAHPKVRQAAADAAEQGGLGPRGSALVCGYTTAHEALERELAELKGCEAGLLFPTGFAANLAVVSSLGGSGVAIFSDSLNHASIIDGCRLARRRGATLEVYPHGDMAALEEMLANSEASRKLIVTDSVFSMDGDLAPLDRLAELKAEHDALLVVDEAHGTLVFGEHGGGVAEHFGVEDAVDVHVGTLSKAVGALGGFAATSQKFRQWIFNRGRAFVFSTAQAVPVVEAARAAIRVARDEPEIRRRLWERIAQLGDRLGRELTSPIVPIVLGDEARALAASDHLLDEGFHVIAIRPPTVPPGTSRLRVALSAAHAPEDIDRLADTLEAIT